A genomic segment from Pseudomonas sp. S09G 359 encodes:
- the phnN gene encoding phosphonate metabolism protein/1,5-bisphosphokinase (PRPP-forming) PhnN — MAGRLIYLIGPSGSGKDSLLDAARPRLAERGCRIVRRVITRSAEAVGEAAQGVSPEQFAALQAEGAFALSWQANGLSYGIPGEIDDWLAAGDDVLVNGSRAHLAHTRERYPDVLVLLLTVDQAVLRQRLIARGRESLADIEARLARNARFTAELIAGNGVGLFVLDNSGPLENTVERLLCCLDHGHSACA; from the coding sequence ATGGCGGGCAGGTTGATCTATCTCATCGGGCCATCCGGTTCGGGCAAGGACAGCCTGCTGGATGCCGCACGCCCGCGTTTGGCCGAGCGCGGCTGCCGCATTGTGCGCCGCGTGATCACCCGCTCGGCGGAAGCCGTAGGTGAAGCGGCCCAAGGGGTGAGCCCGGAGCAGTTCGCCGCGCTGCAAGCCGAGGGTGCGTTTGCCCTCAGCTGGCAGGCGAATGGGTTGTCCTACGGCATTCCCGGAGAAATCGACGACTGGCTGGCGGCGGGGGACGACGTGCTGGTCAACGGTTCGCGTGCGCACCTGGCGCATACCCGCGAGCGCTATCCGGATGTGCTGGTGCTGTTGCTGACGGTGGATCAAGCCGTGTTGCGCCAGCGTCTGATCGCCCGGGGGCGTGAATCCCTGGCGGATATCGAAGCGCGCCTGGCGCGCAATGCACGTTTCACCGCCGAACTGATTGCCGGCAATGGCGTGGGCTTGTTCGTACTGGACAATTCCGGCCCCTTGGAAAACACCGTCGAGCGCCTGCTGTGCTGCCTCGACCACGGGCACTCGGCATGCGCCTGA
- the phnP gene encoding phosphonate metabolism protein PhnP, translated as MRLTLLGTGDARQVPVYGCDCAACGLARTDPALRRRPCSALIECGDQRWLIDSGLPDLTERFPPRSFNGIFQTHYHADHAQGLLHLRWGQGLVIPVHGPADPEGLSDLYKHPGILDFSQPFAEFETRRFGELSVTALPLQHSKLTLGYLLEGEGRRIAYLTDTVGLPPATLAWLQREPPDVLVLDCSMPPQPQAPRNHNDLTLALHSIEQTGAQLGVLTHVGHTLDAWLLAHRRELPRHVSVGWDGRVI; from the coding sequence ATGCGCCTGACGCTGCTCGGCACCGGTGACGCGCGGCAAGTCCCGGTGTATGGCTGCGACTGTGCCGCATGCGGGTTGGCGCGCACTGACCCAGCCTTGCGCCGCCGCCCCTGCAGCGCGCTGATCGAATGCGGCGACCAGCGCTGGTTGATCGACAGCGGCCTGCCCGACCTCACCGAACGTTTTCCGCCGCGCAGCTTCAACGGGATTTTCCAGACCCATTACCACGCCGATCATGCGCAAGGCCTGCTGCACCTGCGCTGGGGCCAGGGGCTGGTGATTCCGGTGCATGGCCCGGCAGACCCGGAGGGCCTGTCCGACCTCTACAAACATCCTGGCATTCTCGATTTCAGCCAGCCGTTCGCTGAGTTCGAAACCCGACGGTTTGGCGAGCTGAGCGTCACCGCATTGCCGTTGCAGCATTCCAAGCTGACCTTGGGTTACCTGCTGGAAGGCGAAGGTCGGCGCATCGCCTACCTCACCGACACCGTTGGGCTGCCGCCGGCCACACTGGCCTGGCTCCAACGTGAACCGCCCGACGTGCTGGTGCTCGACTGCTCGATGCCGCCGCAGCCGCAAGCCCCGCGCAACCACAACGACCTGACCCTGGCGTTACACAGCATTGAGCAAACCGGTGCGCAACTGGGCGTGCTGACCCATGTGGGGCATACGCTGGATGCATGGTTGCTGGCGCATCGGCGCGAGTTGCCGCGGCATGTGTCGGTGGGCTGGGATGGGCGGGTTATCTAA
- a CDS encoding LysR family transcriptional regulator, with protein MDRLTAMETFVHVVETGSFSAAAKRLGIGQPAVSKSIAQLEARLGVRLVMRSTRGLTPTEAGLAFFDKARRAIDEANEADDAARGAGAGLSGNLRISAAVTFARMHIIPHLGPFLAQYPGINVDVVLDDRVRNLVEEGIDVALRMGNLDDSSLTARKIGESPCVILGTPAYFARFGEPATPADLLQHQAIIYTRGEGSHWTFTQGDTHYSLVAHGRLRVTAAEGVRAGVLSHLGLTLSSTWMFAPELASGEVKTVLTDWTLPPRDLWAVFPTGRMASAKARAFVEYVEHLLAQ; from the coding sequence ATGGACCGCCTCACCGCCATGGAAACCTTCGTCCACGTCGTCGAAACCGGCTCGTTCTCGGCCGCCGCCAAACGCTTGGGGATTGGCCAACCTGCCGTGTCCAAGAGCATTGCGCAGTTGGAGGCGCGCCTGGGGGTACGCTTAGTGATGCGCTCCACGCGGGGCCTGACGCCCACCGAGGCGGGCCTGGCGTTTTTCGACAAGGCCAGGCGCGCCATCGATGAAGCCAACGAGGCCGATGACGCCGCCCGTGGCGCCGGCGCGGGGCTGTCGGGCAACCTGCGCATCAGCGCGGCGGTGACCTTCGCGCGCATGCACATCATTCCGCACCTGGGGCCGTTCCTTGCGCAGTACCCCGGTATCAATGTGGACGTGGTACTGGATGACCGCGTGCGCAATCTGGTGGAAGAAGGCATCGATGTCGCCCTGCGCATGGGCAACCTGGATGATTCAAGCCTAACGGCGCGCAAGATCGGCGAATCGCCCTGCGTGATCCTCGGCACCCCGGCGTATTTCGCACGGTTCGGCGAACCCGCCACCCCGGCGGATCTGCTGCAACACCAGGCAATCATCTATACCCGTGGCGAAGGCTCGCACTGGACCTTCACCCAAGGCGACACACACTACTCCCTCGTCGCCCACGGCCGCCTGCGCGTCACCGCCGCCGAGGGCGTGCGCGCCGGCGTGCTGAGTCATTTGGGGCTGACGTTGTCGTCCACCTGGATGTTCGCGCCGGAACTGGCCAGCGGCGAGGTCAAGACCGTGCTGACCGATTGGACACTGCCGCCCCGGGATTTATGGGCCGTGTTTCCCACCGGGAGGATGGCGAGCGCCAAGGCGCGGGCGTTTGTGGAGTATGTGGAACACCTGTTGGCTCAATGA
- a CDS encoding type II toxin-antitoxin system HicA family toxin, which produces MQSRLLIKELQEAGWVLDRVTGSHHIFTHRYSPYTIPVPHPKKAVRSIRKRAGLFQF; this is translated from the coding sequence GTGCAGAGCAGGCTATTGATCAAGGAGCTGCAAGAGGCGGGTTGGGTGCTGGATCGGGTAACGGGCAGTCATCATATTTTTACTCACCGCTATAGCCCGTACACGATCCCGGTGCCGCATCCAAAAAAGGCCGTCAGAAGCATCAGGAAACGCGCCGGGCTGTTTCAGTTTTAA
- a CDS encoding type II toxin-antitoxin system HicB family antitoxin, which translates to MQYPICIEWGDDFTATGIQIPDIPGAVTAGDSFEEAYNAAVEVAHIMLQEIAAEGGPIPMPTSVATHHAHEDYAGMGWGMLELDISPYLGKTEKVNVTLPGYVIQRIDRYVREHKVKSRSSFLADAALEKLVRS; encoded by the coding sequence ATGCAATACCCAATCTGTATCGAATGGGGCGATGATTTCACCGCTACCGGTATCCAGATCCCCGACATCCCAGGCGCAGTCACCGCCGGGGACAGTTTTGAAGAGGCCTACAACGCTGCCGTGGAGGTCGCGCACATCATGCTGCAAGAGATTGCTGCAGAGGGTGGGCCGATTCCGATGCCCACCTCGGTGGCCACTCATCACGCTCACGAAGACTATGCCGGAATGGGCTGGGGCATGTTGGAGCTGGACATCTCGCCTTATCTGGGCAAGACCGAGAAGGTCAACGTGACCTTGCCCGGTTATGTCATCCAGCGCATCGACCGTTATGTGCGAGAGCACAAGGTCAAAAGCCGCTCGTCATTTCTGGCGGACGCGGCTTTGGAGAAGTTGGTGCGCTCCTGA